Proteins encoded in a region of the Luteimonas viscosa genome:
- a CDS encoding DnaJ C-terminal domain-containing protein: protein MQFKDYYSVLGVEPNAGDAEIKSAYRRLARKYHPDVSKEAGAEDKFKALNEAYEALRDPARRKAYDQLRAGGYRPGDEVPPAGFGGGQGGFDFDEVFAGGGAGGGFSDFFESLFRRQGGGGPGPQASARAQGMGDTRARLAVSLENAHRGDSVRIGIDGKSFDVRVPRGVRPGQVIRLARQGARGGDLLLEVEYAAHPQFEVDGRNIIYTLPVAPWEAALGATVSVPTLGGRVELKIPQGSEAGRKLRLRGRGLPGPGGAAAGDQLVELEVQAPPPRADGQREAYEKLRDAFAADWRRD, encoded by the coding sequence ATGCAGTTCAAGGATTACTACAGCGTGCTCGGCGTGGAGCCGAATGCGGGCGATGCCGAAATCAAGTCCGCCTATCGCCGGCTGGCGCGCAAGTACCATCCCGACGTCAGCAAGGAAGCCGGCGCCGAGGACAAGTTCAAGGCCCTCAACGAGGCATACGAGGCCTTGCGCGACCCGGCCAGGCGCAAGGCCTACGACCAGTTGCGCGCCGGCGGCTACCGTCCGGGCGACGAGGTGCCGCCGGCCGGATTCGGCGGCGGCCAGGGCGGGTTCGACTTCGACGAAGTGTTCGCCGGCGGCGGCGCGGGCGGCGGCTTCAGCGATTTCTTCGAAAGCCTGTTCAGGCGCCAGGGCGGCGGCGGGCCCGGCCCGCAGGCGTCGGCGCGCGCGCAGGGCATGGGCGACACGCGCGCCAGGCTCGCGGTCTCGCTCGAAAACGCCCACCGTGGCGACAGCGTGCGCATCGGCATCGACGGCAAGTCGTTCGACGTGCGGGTGCCCAGGGGCGTGCGTCCGGGTCAGGTGATCCGGCTGGCGCGGCAGGGCGCCCGCGGCGGCGACCTGCTGCTGGAGGTCGAGTACGCCGCGCATCCGCAGTTCGAGGTCGACGGCCGCAACATCATCTACACCCTGCCGGTCGCCCCGTGGGAGGCGGCGCTGGGCGCCACGGTCAGCGTTCCGACCCTGGGCGGAAGGGTCGAGCTGAAGATCCCGCAGGGTTCCGAGGCCGGGCGCAAGCTGCGGCTCCGTGGCCGCGGCCTGCCAGGTCCGGGCGGGGCCGCGGCCGGCGACCAGCTGGTCGAACTGGAGGTGCAGGCGCCGCCGCCGCGCGCTGACGGGCAGCGCGAGGCCTACGAGAAGCTGCGGGACGCATTCGCCGCGGACTGGCGACGCGACTGA
- the pilH gene encoding twitching motility response regulator PilH: MARILIVDDSPSQLMGIRRIVEKLGHEAVTAEDGAAGVRVAKETLPDLILMDVVMPNLNGFQATRTIKRDAATGHIPVILVTTKDQETDRIWGIRQGAQGYLTKPFSEADLTEAIVSTIGHGSVPPTEPEAG; this comes from the coding sequence ATGGCGCGCATCCTCATCGTCGACGACTCGCCCTCGCAACTGATGGGCATCCGTCGCATCGTCGAGAAGCTGGGGCACGAAGCGGTGACCGCGGAGGATGGCGCGGCGGGCGTGCGGGTGGCGAAGGAGACGTTGCCGGACCTGATCCTGATGGACGTGGTGATGCCGAACCTCAACGGCTTCCAGGCCACCCGCACCATCAAGCGCGATGCCGCCACCGGGCACATCCCGGTGATCCTGGTGACCACGAAGGACCAGGAGACCGACCGCATCTGGGGCATCCGCCAGGGCGCGCAGGGCTACCTGACCAAACCTTTCAGCGAAGCCGACCTCACCGAGGCGATCGTCTCGACCATCGGCCACGGCAGCGTGCCGCCCACCGAGCCCGAGGCCGGCTGA
- a CDS encoding YhdH/YhfP family quinone oxidoreductase: MTIPASFDAFRIHDDADGYRGGVEQVSIDDLSAGEIVVKVAFSSVNFKDALAGTGKGRILREFPLVGGIDVAGHVVSSTDPRFREGDEVLVTGSGLGETRDGGYAQYARLESKWAVPLPIGLSLRESMILGTAGFTAALALLRMQENRQSPSLGPLAVTGATGGVGSLAIDIFSRAGYAVHAVSGKPEHAGYLKSIGAREVLGRDALATKRPLESVRFGGGLDNVGGPMLASLLAQTRPYGNVASAGLAASADLPASVMPFIIRGVSLLGVASAGTARDIRDEVWRLLASDWKPRHLDRICTRETTLAGLHTVFEGMLGGGSVGRTLVTFP, encoded by the coding sequence ATGACGATTCCCGCCAGCTTCGACGCCTTCCGCATCCACGACGACGCGGACGGCTACCGCGGCGGCGTCGAACAGGTGTCGATCGACGACCTGTCCGCGGGCGAGATCGTGGTCAAGGTCGCGTTCTCCTCGGTCAACTTCAAGGATGCGCTGGCGGGCACCGGCAAGGGCAGGATCCTGCGCGAGTTCCCGCTGGTCGGTGGCATCGACGTCGCCGGGCACGTGGTGTCCTCCACCGACCCCAGGTTCCGCGAGGGCGACGAAGTGCTGGTGACCGGCAGCGGCCTGGGCGAGACGCGGGACGGCGGCTACGCGCAGTACGCCCGGCTCGAATCGAAGTGGGCGGTACCGTTGCCGATCGGGCTGTCGCTGCGCGAGAGCATGATCCTCGGTACCGCCGGATTCACAGCCGCGCTCGCGCTGTTGCGCATGCAGGAGAACCGGCAATCGCCATCGCTCGGTCCGCTCGCCGTCACCGGCGCGACCGGCGGCGTCGGTTCGCTCGCGATCGACATCTTCAGCCGTGCCGGCTACGCCGTGCACGCGGTCAGCGGCAAGCCGGAGCACGCCGGATACCTGAAGTCGATCGGCGCGCGCGAAGTGCTCGGCCGCGACGCGCTGGCGACGAAGCGCCCGCTGGAATCGGTGCGGTTCGGCGGCGGCCTCGACAACGTCGGTGGTCCGATGCTCGCCAGCCTGCTCGCGCAGACGCGGCCCTACGGCAATGTCGCCAGCGCCGGGCTGGCCGCCAGCGCCGACCTGCCCGCCTCGGTAATGCCCTTCATCATCCGCGGCGTTTCGCTGCTGGGCGTCGCTTCCGCCGGCACCGCCCGCGACATCCGCGACGAGGTCTGGCGCCTGCTGGCGTCCGACTGGAAACCGCGCCACCTGGACCGCATCTGCACCCGCGAAACCACGCTGGCCGGCCTGCACACGGTGTTCGAAGGCATGCTCGGCGGCGGATCGGTCGGCAGGACCCTGGTCACATTCCCCTAG
- a CDS encoding TIGR00730 family Rossman fold protein codes for MRSICVYCGSSTGNRPAYAERAVALGDRIAKQGLTMVYGGGNVGLMGIVADAVLQAGGEVVGVIPEQLVSWEVAHKGLTRLEVVGSMHERKMRMFDLSDAFVALPGGFGTLDEMFEMLTWRQLGIGNKPCAFLDVEDFFEPLIGMIDRMVAERFLHAAQRADLWHGDDIDAMLAWMRDYSPSSASKWLDEKHAMARR; via the coding sequence ATGCGCTCGATCTGCGTGTACTGCGGCTCCAGTACCGGCAACCGTCCGGCCTATGCCGAGCGCGCCGTGGCCCTGGGCGACCGCATCGCCAAACAGGGCCTGACGATGGTCTACGGCGGCGGCAACGTCGGCCTGATGGGGATCGTCGCCGATGCCGTGCTGCAGGCGGGCGGCGAAGTGGTCGGCGTGATTCCGGAACAACTGGTCTCGTGGGAAGTCGCGCACAAGGGCCTGACCCGGCTCGAGGTGGTCGGTTCGATGCACGAGCGCAAGATGCGCATGTTCGACCTGTCCGATGCCTTCGTCGCCCTGCCCGGCGGATTCGGCACGCTCGACGAGATGTTCGAGATGCTGACCTGGCGCCAGCTCGGCATCGGCAACAAGCCCTGTGCGTTCCTCGATGTCGAAGACTTCTTCGAGCCCCTGATCGGCATGATCGACCGCATGGTCGCCGAGCGCTTCCTGCATGCCGCCCAGCGCGCGGACCTGTGGCACGGCGACGACATCGACGCCATGCTGGCCTGGATGCGCGATTACTCTCCGTCGAGCGCGAGCAAGTGGCTCGACGAGAAGCACGCAATGGCGCGTCGCTAG
- the lpdA gene encoding dihydrolipoyl dehydrogenase: protein MSEQFDIVVIGAGPAGYHAAIRAAQLGMKVACIDAALGKDGKPALGGTCLRVGCIPSKALLDSSRQFWNMGHLFGDHGISFKDAKIDVGAMVGRKDRIVKQFTGGIATLFKANKVTPYYGFATLHPERLVKVKQHDGSEVELTGTNVIIAAGSDSIELPFAKFDGEAIVDNVGALDFTEVPKRLAVIGAGVIGLELGSVWKRLGAEVTILEALPDFLAVADAEVAKAALKEFRKQGLDIRLGAKVSKSVVTGKGKKKEVVVSYADKDGEQSITVDRLLVAVGRKAASKGLLADGTGVKLDDRGRIEVDEHCHTGVDGVWAVGDCVRGPMLAHKGFEEGIAVAELIAGLPGHVNFDTIPWVIYTEPEIAWVGRTEQQLKEDGVPYRAGSFPFAAIGRAVAMGEPAGFVKVLAHAETDRVLGMHLVGVGVSELVHEGVLTMEFKGSADDLARICHAHPTLSEAIHDAAMAVDKRAIHKAN, encoded by the coding sequence ATGAGCGAACAATTCGACATCGTCGTCATCGGAGCCGGCCCCGCCGGCTACCACGCCGCCATCCGTGCCGCGCAGCTGGGCATGAAGGTCGCCTGCATCGACGCCGCGCTGGGCAAGGACGGCAAGCCCGCGCTCGGCGGCACCTGCCTGCGCGTGGGCTGCATCCCGTCCAAGGCGCTGCTCGATTCCTCGCGCCAGTTCTGGAACATGGGCCACCTTTTCGGCGACCACGGCATCAGCTTCAAGGACGCGAAGATCGATGTCGGTGCGATGGTCGGTCGCAAGGACAGGATCGTGAAGCAGTTCACCGGCGGCATCGCGACGCTGTTCAAGGCGAACAAGGTCACGCCCTACTATGGCTTCGCCACGCTCCATCCCGAGCGCCTGGTCAAGGTGAAGCAGCACGACGGGTCCGAGGTCGAGCTGACCGGCACCAACGTGATCATCGCCGCGGGCTCGGATTCGATCGAACTGCCGTTCGCGAAGTTCGACGGCGAGGCCATCGTCGACAACGTCGGCGCGCTCGACTTCACCGAGGTGCCGAAGCGGCTGGCCGTGATCGGCGCCGGCGTGATCGGTCTGGAACTGGGCAGCGTGTGGAAGCGGCTCGGCGCCGAGGTCACCATCCTCGAGGCGCTGCCGGACTTCCTCGCCGTGGCCGATGCGGAGGTTGCGAAGGCCGCGCTGAAGGAATTCCGCAAGCAGGGCCTCGACATCAGGCTCGGCGCCAAGGTCTCGAAGTCCGTTGTGACCGGCAAGGGCAAGAAGAAGGAAGTCGTCGTCAGCTACGCCGACAAGGACGGCGAGCAGTCGATCACCGTCGACAGGCTGCTGGTTGCCGTTGGCCGCAAGGCCGCTTCCAAGGGGCTGCTGGCCGACGGTACCGGCGTGAAGCTCGACGACCGCGGACGGATCGAGGTCGACGAACACTGCCACACCGGCGTCGACGGCGTCTGGGCGGTCGGCGACTGCGTGCGCGGCCCGATGCTGGCGCACAAGGGGTTCGAGGAAGGCATCGCCGTGGCCGAGCTGATCGCCGGCCTGCCCGGCCACGTCAACTTCGACACGATCCCGTGGGTCATCTACACCGAACCGGAGATCGCCTGGGTCGGCAGGACCGAACAGCAGCTCAAGGAAGATGGCGTGCCGTACAGGGCCGGCAGCTTCCCGTTCGCCGCGATCGGCCGTGCGGTGGCGATGGGCGAGCCGGCGGGCTTCGTCAAGGTGCTCGCGCATGCCGAGACCGATCGCGTGCTGGGGATGCACCTGGTCGGCGTCGGCGTGTCGGAACTGGTGCACGAAGGCGTGCTGACCATGGAGTTCAAGGGCTCGGCCGACGATCTCGCGCGCATCTGCCATGCGCACCCGACGCTGTCCGAAGCGATCCACGACGCCGCGATGGCGGTCGACAAGCGGGCGATCCACAAGGCCAACTGA
- the sucB gene encoding dihydrolipoyllysine-residue succinyltransferase translates to MATEVKVPVLPESVSDATIAGWHKKAGDAVKRDENLVDLETDKVVLEVPSPVDGVLKEIKYKEGDTVTSQQVLAIIEEGAAAAEPAPAAKAKDDKPAAGAEEVQAKQGAAKAEAAAPASTKPAPVSGDTGGTGELPPGARFTAQKEGIDPAQVEGTGRRGAVTKEDLVNYAAGRTSGVSGGARPEQRVPMTRIRKRIAERLMQSKESIAMLTSFNEVNLGKVMALRKELGEQFQKDTGVKLGFMSFFAKAAANALQRYPVVNASVDGDDVVYHGYADISVAISTDRGLVTPVLRNVERMSFADVEKGIGDYARAAREGGLKLEDLQGGTFTITNGGTFGSLFSTPIVNPPQSAILGMHAIKERAIVEDGKVIAAPMMYIALSYDHRIIDGKDAVLFLVDIKNQLENPGRMVLGL, encoded by the coding sequence ATGGCCACCGAAGTCAAAGTTCCGGTTCTCCCCGAATCCGTCTCCGACGCCACCATCGCCGGCTGGCACAAGAAGGCGGGGGACGCGGTCAAGCGCGACGAGAACCTCGTGGACCTGGAGACCGACAAGGTCGTGCTCGAGGTCCCCTCGCCGGTCGACGGCGTGCTCAAGGAGATCAAGTACAAGGAAGGCGACACGGTGACCAGCCAGCAGGTGCTGGCGATCATCGAGGAAGGCGCGGCCGCGGCCGAGCCCGCTCCGGCCGCGAAGGCGAAGGACGACAAGCCCGCCGCCGGCGCCGAGGAAGTGCAGGCCAAGCAGGGCGCTGCCAAGGCCGAAGCCGCCGCTCCCGCCTCGACCAAGCCGGCGCCGGTGTCCGGCGACACCGGCGGTACCGGCGAACTCCCGCCCGGCGCCCGCTTCACCGCGCAGAAGGAAGGCATCGACCCGGCCCAGGTCGAAGGCACCGGCCGCCGCGGCGCGGTGACCAAGGAAGACCTGGTCAACTACGCCGCCGGCAGGACCTCGGGCGTTTCGGGCGGCGCGCGCCCGGAACAGCGCGTGCCGATGACCCGCATCCGCAAGCGCATCGCCGAGCGGCTGATGCAGTCGAAGGAATCGATCGCGATGCTGACCTCGTTCAACGAGGTCAACCTGGGCAAGGTGATGGCGCTGCGCAAGGAACTGGGCGAGCAGTTCCAGAAGGACACCGGCGTCAAGCTCGGCTTCATGAGCTTCTTCGCCAAGGCCGCGGCCAACGCGCTGCAGCGCTACCCGGTGGTCAACGCCTCGGTCGACGGCGACGACGTGGTCTACCACGGCTACGCCGACATCTCGGTGGCGATCTCCACCGACCGCGGCCTGGTCACGCCGGTGCTGCGCAACGTCGAGCGCATGTCGTTCGCCGACGTCGAGAAGGGCATCGGCGACTACGCCAGGGCGGCGCGCGAGGGCGGGCTCAAGCTCGAGGACCTGCAGGGCGGCACCTTCACCATCACCAACGGCGGCACCTTCGGCTCGCTGTTCTCCACGCCGATCGTGAACCCGCCGCAGAGCGCGATCCTGGGCATGCACGCGATCAAGGAGCGCGCGATCGTCGAGGACGGCAAGGTGATCGCCGCGCCGATGATGTACATCGCGCTGAGCTACGACCACCGCATCATCGACGGCAAGGACGCGGTGCTGTTCCTGGTCGACATCAAGAACCAGCTGGAGAACCCGGGCCGCATGGTGCTGGGGCTGTAG